In the Gossypium arboreum isolate Shixiya-1 chromosome 10, ASM2569848v2, whole genome shotgun sequence genome, one interval contains:
- the LOC108488597 gene encoding glucomannan 4-beta-mannosyltransferase 9-like: MESQDGTIALTGQIGLIWKQTKAPLLVSFLKVVVVVCLAMSVMLFVERVYMGIVIVFLRLLGRKPKKMYKWEAIKDDVELGNSSYPMVLIQIPMYNEKEVYQLSIGAACGLSWPADRIIIQVLDDSTDRAIKSMVEQECKRWASKGINIKYEIRDNRNGYKAGALKEGMKHSYVNQCDYVAIFDADFQPEPDFLYRTIPFLINNPEIALVQARWKFVNSDECLMTRMQEMSLDYHFIVEQEVGSSTYAFFGFNGTAGVWRISALNEAGGWKDRTTVEDMDLAVRASLKGWKFVYVGNLKVKNELPSTFKAYRYQQHRWSCGPANLFKKMAIEIIRNRKVSLWKKFYVIYSFFFVRKIVAHIVTFVFYCVVLPTTVFVPEVQVPKWGAVYIPSIITLLNAVGTPRSLHLVMFWILFENVMSLHRTKATFIGLLEAGRVNEWVVTEKLGDALKAKSGAKAPKRTHIRMGERLHLLELGVGAYLFFCGCYDMGFGKNRYFIFLFLQSMAFFIAGFGYVGTFVPTS, encoded by the exons ATGGAGAGTCAAGATGGTACGATAGCCTTGACAGGCCAAATTGGGTTGATCTGGAAACAAACCAAGGCGCCGCTGCTTGTGTCGTTCTTGAAAGTTGTGGTCGTTGTATGTCTGGCAATGTCGGTAATGCTTTTCGTGGAAAGGGTGTATATGGGAATAGTCATAGTGTTTCTCAGGTTGTTAGGGCGAAAACCAAAGAAAATGTACAAATGGGAGGCAATAAAGGATGATGTTGAGCTTGGTAATTCTTCTTATCCCATGGTTCTCATACAAATCCCAATGTACAATGAAAAAGAG GTTTATCAACTATCCATTGGAGCTGCATGTGGACTTTCTTGGCCAGCTGATCGTATCATAATTCAAGTTCTCGATGATTCAACAGATCGTGCCATTAAG AGCATGGTGGAACAAGAATGCAAAAGGTGGGCAAGCAAAGGCATAAATATAAAGTACGAGATAAGGGACAACAGGAATGGATACAAAGCAGGTGCTTTGAAAGAAGGAATGAAACATAGCTACGTGAACCAATGTGATTATGTCGCCATTTTCGATGCTGATTTCCAGCCTGAACCGGACTTCTTATACCGGACCATCCCTTTCCTCATCAACAATCCTGAAATCGCACTCGTTCAAGCACGTTGGAAATTTG TCAACTCAGATGAATGCTTAATGACAAGGATGCAAGAGATGTCATTGGACTACCATTTCATAGTGGAGCAAGAAGTGGGGTCTTCAACCTATGCTTTCTTTGGTTTCAATG GGACGGCTGGTGTATGGAGAATTTCAGCATTGAATGAAGCTGGTGGATGGAAAGACAGAACAACTGTGGAAGACATGGATTTGGCTGTCCGGGCTAGTCTTAAAGGCTGGAAATTCGTTTATGTTGGTAACCTCAAG GTGAAAAATGAATTGCCAAGTACATTCAAAGCTTACAGGTATCAACAGCATAGATGGTCCTGTGGCCCTGCTAACCTCTTCAAGAAAATGGCAATCGAAATCATAAGAAATAGG aaagtatctctatggaagaaGTTTTATGTGATATACAGTTTCTTCTTTGTCCGAAAGATAGTAGCTCACATTGTCACATTTGTTTTCTACTGTGTCGTTTTACCGACAACTGTTTTCGTTCCCGAAGTCCAAGTTCCTAAATGGGGAGCAGTCTACATTCCTTCTATCATCACCCTTCTCAATGCTGTCGGAACTCCAAG ATCATTGCATTTGGTGATGTTTTGGATTCTCTTCGAGAATGTAATGTCACTACATCGGACTAAGGCAACATTTATTGGTCTATTGGAGGCCGGACGAGTGAACGAATGGGTTGTTACGGAGAAATTAGGAGATGCTCTCAAGGCTAAATCAGGTGCAAAAGCTCCCAAGAGAACTCATATCCGAATGGGAGAGAG GCTCCATTTGCTAGAGCTTGGGGTTGGGGCATACCTATTCTTCTGTGGCTGCTATGATATGGGATTTGGAAAGAATCGGTATTTCATATTCCTTTTCCTTCAATCTATGGCCTTCTTCATCGCCGGTTTTGGTTACGTCGGAACCTTTGTTCCGACCTCCTAG